From the genome of Agrobacterium tumefaciens:
GCTCGCTGGCAAGAAGGGCATTCATACCCATATCGAGCTTTGTGTGGCGCCCGACCGGCAACTGTCTTTTGCGGCCTCAAAACTTGCCGATTTTATAGAACGCTTCATGCGCGACGCGACAGCCGCTTAGCCGATTCCGATCAAAAGCGAATATCCGTGAAACTAATTCTCTCGTTCCCTCGTCTGTTGCTCCGCCCCTTTTGATGGGCGCCGGGCCTTGTAAGGCGCAGTCCGCGCCTGGGCTTCAGGCAGGAGGAGAATTTATCATGTCAAGTCTCGCAATCCGTCTCGCCGCCTGTGCAGCCGTCGTCGTGATGGCTGGTACAAATACATTCGCCGCAAATCCCAAGGTTGGAGGCGCGGCGATGTTTGAAGACAAAAACATTGTCGAAAACGCTAGCCAATCGAAAGATCACACAACTCTGGTCGCTGCGGTGAAAGCTGCCGGCCTTGTCGACACCTTGGCCGGGAAAGGGCCGTTCACTGTGTTCGCTCCGACTAATGAGGCGTTCGCAGCACTGCCGAAAGGCACGGTCGACACACTTCTCAAGCCGGAAAACAAGGCGCAACTCACCAAGGTCTTGACCTGCCACGTTGTCGCTGCCGATGCCATGTCTGCTGCCATCGAGAAAATGATCATGGATGACAACGGGACACATGACGTCAAAACGGTCGGTGGCTGTGTACTGAAGGCGAAAAGCAGCATGGGTAAGATCACGCTGACGGACGAGAATGGCAATGTTGCCAAGGTGACGATCGCTGACGTCAAACAATCAAATGGCGTGATTCATGTCATCGACAAGGTTCTTTTGCCGAAGATGTAACCGAAATTATTTTGCCGTGAAGCCGCTCTAGCGAGCGGCTTCTGCATGGTAACGGATGACGGAAGGCGGGCTTTGCCCGCCATTTGTGGGGTGAATCACATTGCCGGCAAGATCGTGATGTCGCGGATATCCGTTTCAAGCCCACTCACCGCACCCACCTCAGTTGCTGCGCCACTTTCGAGATTGACGGTGTAAAGCGTTTTGTTCGCGATCAGGTAGGCGGTGTTCTTGCCGCCGTCCAGCCCTTGGACGTCGAAGGCGTAGGTCGCGGGCATATCCTTGATCCCAAGTTTGCCAATTGCCTTCAGTGTACCGTCATTCGGTTTCGTCTGCTGGATCAGTGCACCGATCTTGGCATCGATGTTGTACATCGCGGTCTTTTCCGGCTTCCCGATGGAGTTTGTGTAGGCCGCGGCGACGATTACGGGTGTCTCGCCCTTATGCATGTCGCCGTCTTCGTAGGCAAGCGAACCATCGACCGTCACGGCACCTGTGTCGGGGTGAACCCGGTGGTTTGTTGTACCGGTCATGAAGCGCAGGCGGTCTGCCATCGGATTGAAATCGACCACGACAGGTGCATCTGTCACCGTCAGCATCTTGTCCATTTTGGCAACCTCCGTCGCAGCGCCGCTGGCGAGATCGATGGTGACGATCCTGTGGTCGGGAGTGACGCCGACGACCGTCTTGTTTCCTGGCCGGAAATCGATACCAACCAGCTTATCAACACCAGTCACATCCATCGTCTTGCTGACGGCGGGCTTTTCCGTGTCGAACATGACAAGTGTCTTGTCTCCGGTCAGGCCAAGAACAGGGGCTGCAGACGCCGCAGCTGCGGAAAGAGTAAGTGCGGCAGTGGAGGCGATCAACGCGAAACGAAAGGTGTTCATATCTATCTCCCTTGGTTGGTTCATGAGAAGCTGTCCGGCGTGCGCCATTTTGGTGCTTCCAGTCTTAAGACACAGGAGAGGGGGTACTTGGATGCAGCGTTTAAAATTTTTTCTCGTGCATCCGAATGGCATCTCGAAACGTATAGGCTACAAATGGTTCAGGACGT
Proteins encoded in this window:
- a CDS encoding fasciclin domain-containing protein, with translation MSSLAIRLAACAAVVVMAGTNTFAANPKVGGAAMFEDKNIVENASQSKDHTTLVAAVKAAGLVDTLAGKGPFTVFAPTNEAFAALPKGTVDTLLKPENKAQLTKVLTCHVVAADAMSAAIEKMIMDDNGTHDVKTVGGCVLKAKSSMGKITLTDENGNVAKVTIADVKQSNGVIHVIDKVLLPKM
- a CDS encoding DUF4394 domain-containing protein, translated to MNTFRFALIASTAALTLSAAAASAAPVLGLTGDKTLVMFDTEKPAVSKTMDVTGVDKLVGIDFRPGNKTVVGVTPDHRIVTIDLASGAATEVAKMDKMLTVTDAPVVVDFNPMADRLRFMTGTTNHRVHPDTGAVTVDGSLAYEDGDMHKGETPVIVAAAYTNSIGKPEKTAMYNIDAKIGALIQQTKPNDGTLKAIGKLGIKDMPATYAFDVQGLDGGKNTAYLIANKTLYTVNLESGAATEVGAVSGLETDIRDITILPAM